CGGAAATTATTGAAAATATTAGAGAATGCGACAAACTATACATTATCGCCTGCGGAACCAGCTACCATGCCGGCCTTATAGGGAAACAATTTTTTGAAAAAATAGCCGGAAAGCCTACGGAAGTTATAATTGCCAGTGAATTCATATACAATATGCCGCTTTTATCCAACAAGCCCCTGTTTATGTTTATTTCCCAAAGCGGAGAAACTGCAGACTGCAGAGCGGTGCTTGTAAAGGTTAAAGAGATGGGCTTCAAAACGCTTACAGTGACAAATGTAAAGGGATCAACACTGTCAAGAGAGGCAGACAATACTCTCCTCCTATATGCAGGTCCTGAAATTGCCGTTGCTTCAACAAAGGCATACACTGCACAAATAGCTGTATTATCAATTGTTGCTGCATTGGTTGATAATAAAATTGACATAAACATTTTTAAAGAATTGAGCAAAATTGCATACACAATGGAAACCCTATGCGATGATAAAGATAAATATAAAGAACTTGCGGAAAAATATCTTGCAGACAGCAGGAGCTGCTTCTATATAGGAAGAAGCATGGACTACTTTGTATGCTTAGAAGCGGCACTCAAGCTAAAGGAAATTTCATATATACAGACAGAGGGCTTCGCTGCAGGCGAGTTAAAACACGGAACAATTGCATTAATTGAGCAGAACACTCCTGTTATTGCAGTCATTACACAGGAAAATATAAACCTTAACACAAGAAGTAACATCAAGGAAGTTAAGGCAAGAGGAGCTGCTACAATGGTAATATCTATGAGAAAATTAAGCCAGGAAACAGATGATATAGTAATTGACGATATCAACGAACTATTATCACCTCTTGCAGCCATAATACCGGCACAGTACCTAGCTTACTACGCAGCACTCATTAAAGGCTGCGACATAGATAAGCCGAGGAACCTGGCAAAATCGGTAACGGTTGAGTAAAGCGGTTTTGCTGTTTTGCGATATGTGTTCAGCCACAATTAAGTTATGAAAAAAACAACTATGTTGTGAAAAAATTGAATTAGCATAAAATACAAAAATGCATAAAAGATATTCTTATAATAGAAAATTCTGTAGAAGATAAACCGCTACAGAATTTTTTTATTAAGTAAAATTAATAATTTTAAAGGTAGGAAACCAATATTTGTATAATTTATATAAAAGGTATGGTATAATTTAATGGAAACGATTACGCATTTATGAAATTCGGCGAACTAAAACGATAACGGAGGAAAGCTGCTATGGAAAATAAAGGGATAAGGGCAATCTGGCACGGTTGGTCTGTAGCATTTTTGTGGTTAAATGTTCTTACAGATATACCCTATATTTTTGCAGCATTAGCATCTTGTTGCATTATTATTGGTAATATACGCAGTAGGCAACTATGAAAAGTTAATATAACCTGTATTTGGGCAAGAAGAATTTGATACATGGGTAATAGGATATGTGTGAGCATAAGCAAAGAAGATTATTTAAAGATAGATGATGAAATATTTGATGAAATGTCTTTGGAAAAGATATATGACAACGCAAAGAAACATTGGGATAATGTGTAGAAAATTTTAAAAATAATGATAAAAAGTCAACACGGATAAAAAATCCGTGTTTATTTTTTTGCAATTAAACGTCCGAAGAAACTTTTGCGCCAAACTATATTTATAATAGAACAAGCTGTAACAACTTATGCATTGAAGAATACAATGATAGCAATACTATACAGGAGTTATGTTCATGCTGAAAATACTGTTGTACGGCAGTGCACGGAGCGTAAAATACCTACGGTGTCTATGCCGCAAAAAACGCAAAAACTTCCCGTCTGATCCTGCACGAAGATATCAAATTTATTTATAAACAAAAAAACAAAATCGATATTTTACCTTAGAAACGGAGAAACTATGGAAATACGGGATTACCAATAAATTATTCTAAATAAAATGGTGGATAAGTCCCCCAGTACACTCGAAAAATCACTTAAGGAAATTATAATTTCATTAGGTATTTTTTTGTGAGCATTTTTTACGTATTGGAATTTAGTGTAATTTGTGTTATAATTTACAAACAGGTAAAAATTGATTAAGAAAAATATTTTGTAATGAAAGGAAATACATAGTAATGATAAAGGTATTGTGTGCTGTGATGAGTTTATTAATGTTGGTTCTTCCTGTATATGGATATAATGGTCAGGATGACTTTTACAGTGAGGTAAAAGTGATTAACGAGCAGCATGCACTTGAAACTATGTGTGTACCTGGCGTAGATATTAAGGCTTATACACCTGATATGAAAGCATTTGAAGTAGGGTTTACAGCCGAAGAGCTTGAAGGTATTACGGAATATAGCAAGTTCAAGGGAAGTGCAAGCCGTCTAACATATGAAGAAGCAGAGGGTGATGCAGACATTATATTCCGAGTCTTGAAAAATTGCTATGGGGCATACTTCTATTTCGGAGGAGATAAGACCTTTGAAAGAGCAAAGGAAGATGTGCTCTCAGATTGTAAGGCTGCGGGAGAGAAGTTGTCTGTCAGTATTTTGCGTGAATCACTTAAAAGGAATCTCAGCTTTGTAAAGGATGGTCATTTTCGGATTGGCAATGAGCCCGTTTTAGAAAAAGCAGTATATTATTCTAACGAAGAAACGGTATTCCTTAAGGATAAAAAGGGATATTATGTTGAGGAAGGCGGAAAGAGAAGCTATGTTTCCATGGTAGATGGCAGCCATGAGATTGAAAAATACATGAAGCGTTCCATAAATGATAAAGGAATGCTTGTCTATAAGATAGGCATGCTTTCTGCGGATGTAATAGGAGTGGCAGAGGTTGTGTTTGATAACAGGACCGAAAAATTTGTATTGGTGCCTCCAAAATTTGAAAATCATACAGATAACGGTACATATTATTCTGACTATGAAGTAAATGGTATTCCGGTTATTTCTGTACGTTCATTCATGTATGAACAGGACGGAAGAAGATTTGTCAGGTCGGCAGATACTGTGAAAAATAGTAAGGTTTCAGTTTTAGATATGCGTGGAAACTGCGGGGGAA
Above is a window of Sedimentibacter sp. MB35-C1 DNA encoding:
- the glmS gene encoding glutamine--fructose-6-phosphate transaminase (isomerizing), with translation MCGIVGYIGFEDVKEIILGGLEKLEYRGYDSAGIAVAYNNNVYICKEKGRISNLRECFDNSISGNLGIGHTRWATHGVPNKINSHPHQSSSTRFTLVHNGIIENEDELRHKYLNGSKFTSDTDSEVIVQLIEKFVNDGEDVPLAIRHTMSELDGSYALAILDKEDMNTLYAAKNKTPLLAGKGEGFNMLGSDAMAMINYTNQFYEIEDKEFLKITKDDIEIYTIYGNRVSREPYKTDIDASDTEKGTYPHYMMKEIEEQPFVIRKIMSQYVDENGNMYIAPEIIENIRECDKLYIIACGTSYHAGLIGKQFFEKIAGKPTEVIIASEFIYNMPLLSNKPLFMFISQSGETADCRAVLVKVKEMGFKTLTVTNVKGSTLSREADNTLLLYAGPEIAVASTKAYTAQIAVLSIVAALVDNKIDINIFKELSKIAYTMETLCDDKDKYKELAEKYLADSRSCFYIGRSMDYFVCLEAALKLKEISYIQTEGFAAGELKHGTIALIEQNTPVIAVITQENINLNTRSNIKEVKARGAATMVISMRKLSQETDDIVIDDINELLSPLAAIIPAQYLAYYAALIKGCDIDKPRNLAKSVTVE
- a CDS encoding S41 family peptidase — protein: MSLLMLVLPVYGYNGQDDFYSEVKVINEQHALETMCVPGVDIKAYTPDMKAFEVGFTAEELEGITEYSKFKGSASRLTYEEAEGDADIIFRVLKNCYGAYFYFGGDKTFERAKEDVLSDCKAAGEKLSVSILRESLKRNLSFVKDGHFRIGNEPVLEKAVYYSNEETVFLKDKKGYYVEEGGKRSYVSMVDGSHEIEKYMKRSINDKGMLVYKIGMLSADVIGVAEVVFDNRTEKFVLVPPKFENHTDNGTYYSDYEVNGIPVISVRSFMYEQDGRRFVRSADTVKNSKVSVLDMRGNCGGMSKYVIDWLDIYDPVLSKYATGNVYAYRISRAADYLKYKNLGQYLSDQESEQLLNNYSSGSNGWEIKEASAFVRSKNSNLLFVLVDNYTFSAGEWLIAALRNKDNVIFVGTNSGGGLMSDSSVKIVLPNSRINIECGSGLGFYYDEAVFTEETGFSPDIWVNDDAMMHTLNMISYYGL